From Aspergillus fumigatus Af293 chromosome 3, whole genome shotgun sequence, a single genomic window includes:
- a CDS encoding putative C6 transcription factor, with product MVLTVGKRMDHSARSKRTSHAYADLAPSRRCRARKVKCSGTQPCDKCRNRQQDCVFEEDRKIVVSEEYRKVSELEGSLTSTPSKRPRVLQSHASYSESISSKEALQSASEPGGLATPEQQELNRHDERFAANPLVSPSTYVKNNRRTQRAWLLLGPTSTWSFSRRVLSTIQTRLSPTCTKSIPLAVDGDAYQIYWRQASSEEVPDRSGLPSRDQAIYMLNTVCFHFGHLYQPFDEEDFTRNLDEFYCNASAKVQESRLWYVQFLVVLAFGEALLAPVRRASNTASWTKYFSRAMSLLPDTTALWQDPLLAIEVLALIALYLHSVDMRDSAYCYIGHAMRMALVEGLHRALPVEQLGEKRVERCTKIWWTVYILDRKFSSLIGSPTSVNDEDVTTILWDLKTCSQEAAALSLHVKITQVITRTDIATAVYSANGKLGNAFLQGIRSILHEMSDLSRELEEVFAHRFSSSVDTLSGVTTRLTLSCHSKQCIIVTARPLILSLLWERLSCFEEGDVFRSLSAPIRTLIQACIDSALRSLKILTALRDQNLLESFLPFDLENLFSSFFILSLISAVLPGTLPDHSYRDMGFSLLDEMIARGNRVAQLRRSEIELLEELVQPLIRPETTRPEEDPGSPLMEALNERNCVAQQRHHGMAADAEGPGPTPAVTVTGAQEEDLLFDWRDFGLSLNHMLSATDELNANSLVPGAESEELSADLWLWGDG from the exons ATGGTTCTGACTGTTGGGAAACGAATGGACCACTCAGCTCGTTCCAAGCGAACTTCCCACGCGTACGCCGACCTGGCTCCCAGTCGA CGATGTCGAGCTCGAAAGGTCAAATGTTCTGGCACGCAGCCATGTGACAAGTGTCGCAATCGACAGCAGGACTGCGTATTTGAGGAAGATCGGAAGATTGTAGTCTCTGAGGAGTAT AGAAAAGTGAGCGAACTAGAAGGCTCACTGACATCGACCCCGTCAAAGCGGCCTCGCGTCTTACAGAGTCATGCCAGTTATTCAGAGTCTATCAGTTCAAAAGAAGCGCTGCAGTCGGCGTCAGAACCAGGCGGACTCGCTACGCCTGAGCAACAGGAGTTGAATCGACATGATGAGCGGTTCGCCGCCAATCCCTTGGTATCACCATCTACTTACGTGAAGAACAATAGGCGTACACAACGGGCTTGGT TACTTCTCGGGCCAACCTCGACATGGTCATTCAGTCGTCGGGTCCTCAGCACGATACAGACCCGTCTTAGCCCTACATGCACCAAGTCAATCCCTCTGgccgtcgacggcgatgCATATCAGATTTACTGGCGCCAGGCCAGCTCCGAAGAGGTCCCCGATAGAAGTGGGCTCCCTTCTCGCGATCAAGCAATCTACATGCTGAACACGGTCTGTTTCCATTTCGGCCATCTCTATCAGCCctttgatgaggaggactttACCCGTAATTTGGACGAGTTCTATTGTAACGCATCCGCAAAAGTCCAGGAATCTCGGCTGTGGTACGTGCAGTTTCTCGTCGTGCTGGCCTTCGGAGAGGCACTGTTGGCGCCTGTGCGGAGGGCATCAAATACCGCTTCATGGACAAAGTACTTCTCCCGAGCGATGTCACTGTTACCGGATACCACAGCGCTCTGGCAGGATCCTCTTCTAGCAATTGAGGTTCTGGCGCTGATTGCGCTGTACCTTCACTCGGTGGACATGCGGGACTCGGCCTATTGCTAT ATTGGTCATGCCATGCGTATGGCCCTGGTGGAAGGTTTGCATCGCGCTCTTCCGGTCGAGCAACTCGGTGAGAAGCGCGTCGAACGGTGTACTAAGATCTGGTGGACGGTATACATTCTCGACCGCAAGTTCTCTTCGTTGATCGGGTCGCCGACTTCGGTGAATGATGAGGACGTGACCACCATCCTGTGGGACCTGAAGACCTGCTCCCAAGAGGCAGCAGCCTTGAGCCTTCATGTCAAGATCACGCAGGTCATCACGCGG ACTGACATTGCCACAGCGGTGTACAGTGCAAACGGGAAGTTGGGTAATGCCTTCCTTCAAGGAATACGCTCCATACTGCATGAGATGTCGGACCTGTCGCGGGAATTGGAGGAGGTTTTTGCTCATCGATTCTCGAGTTCGGTGGATACTCTTTCCGGCGTGACGACTCGGTTGACACTTTCATGTCATTCG AAGCAGTGCATCATCGTCACCGCTCGTCCACTCATCCTAAGTTTGCTCTGGGAGCGACTAAGCTGCTTCGAAGAGGGCGACGTCTTCCGAAGTCTATCTGCCCCCATCCGAACCCTGATCCAAGCGTGCATCGATTCAGCACTCCGATCATTGAAGATACTAACGGCTCTGCGAGACCAGAATCTCCTTG AAAGTTTTCTCCCTTTCGACCTTGAGAACCTGTTCTCGTCCTTCTTTATTctctccttgatctccgcCGTCTTGCCAGGCACACTGCCAGACCACAGCTACCGTGATATGGGCTTCAGTCTATTGGACGAGATGATCGCACGTGGAAACCGAGTCGCGCAACTTCGCAGGTCGGAGATTGAGCTTCTTGAAGAGTTGGTGCAACCACTTATACGGCCAGAGACCACTCGCCCCGAAGAGGATCCCGGATCTCCTCTCATGGAGGCACTCAACGAAAGAAACTGTGTGGCTCAACAGCGGCACCACGGAATGGCTGCGGATGCAGAAGGTCCCGGTCCGACTCCTGCAGTCACAGTCACAGGAGCACAGGAGGAGGACCTTCTTTTTGACTGGCGGGATTTTGGCCTATCTTTGAACCATATGCTCTCGGCAACGGATGAGCTGAACGCGAACAGCTTGGTTCCTGGGGCAGAGAGCGAGGAGCTATCTGCTGACTTGTGGCTATGGGGTGATGGCTAG